A window of Bacillus toyonensis BCT-7112 genomic DNA:
TTGTTTAACGGTGGAAGATTTACGGCCATGTTTTAATAAATCAGCAAGGAAAACATCAACAGAAAGTTCCCAAGTCATGTTTATATACTCCTTTGTCCTAAAAATTGTGTACCGCAATTATATACGAGAACCACATAAACAAGCAATAGGGGATTCTAGGTCGAAGTGTTTGGGGGGGATTCCAGGGCCAGGACTTGCGGGGCTATGCGGAGACATATGGGCATGGCTAGACAGGGCGTGGAGCTGTAGTATAGGTGGATATATAGATGTACAGGAATGATATGAACTTAAAATTTCCTCTTACAGACGAAATTCATATGGGTTATGGTAAAAGCTGCAGCGGACTTAGTTGCTAAGAAGGGCACTCATAAGAGTGTCTTTTTCATATTTCTCAATTTTTGTATATTATAGTGCAATTGGACGTTTACGAAGAGATTTTATTCGTGCATAAATAATTTTAAGAGTATGCCAGGAAATCTTTGATTTATCAAGAAAAATTAAATTTAAAATGTATTATATACAGAAGCTACTTGAGGGGTGTTAAGATGCTAAATTTCTCATTTTGGGGTAGTTGCTTTTCATAGCTATATGACTATGTATCGGTACCCCATAAGAAAAAGGCAGGAACATATCAAATATGTTCCTGCCTTTTTCTTAAGTTTAACATGTATAACCTAAATATAAATGTATTGCGGCCTTCTTTATTTATTATTTTTCAAACCGCAAATGAACAAACTTCAACATCTTTATTACGTTTACAATTCGCATCATAATACGTGTACTACCATCCCAATCTTTATTTGTAGGTATACCTTTAAAGAAAGGGGAGCAACTTAATACTTTTATGGAAGAAGACCATTTTTCTATTGATTTTGGATTGTTTACATAAAAATACATCATCGCGCCGTTATTACCAGATTTTTTTACGGTTGCATTCGAAAGGTTCAGTGCGAATTTTGATTCAGCATCAAAATATAGCTCTCCTCCAGGAAAACGTTTTGACATAGCAACTATGATCTCTTTTAAATCTTCTTCTTTAAAGTAATAAAATACACCTGCTGATATAAAAAGAATACCGTCGTTTGGATCATATCTTATATCGTCAAACCAAGAAGTATCAAAAAATGATTTAGTGATGCTAATATTCCTAGGTGTATCTTCAATTAAAGTCTTGCGAAAAGAGATTGCATCGGGTAAATCAAGGTTATACCAATGTATTGTACCGTTATCAATTCTTGAAAAAGTAGTATCTAGTCCTGAACCGATATTTACTATAGTGGCGTTCGGGTGTTTTGCTATAAATTGTTTTATCGTATCATCAATTTTTCGTGCACGGGTAATGTATGTGATACATCCGTATTCGCCAAATGTATTTGCTATTGTTGAGAAGTCAAAATCGCATTCTTTAATTATTCGAATAGCCTCTGTATCATCTAAAATATCCTTATTTTTCTCACTGCCATATGCTCGTC
This region includes:
- a CDS encoding class I SAM-dependent methyltransferase, whose amino-acid sequence is MVKELDLQSVQGTMLIPLWGRAYGSEKNKDILDDTEAIRIIKECDFDFSTIANTFGEYGCITYITRARKIDDTIKQFIAKHPNATIVNIGSGLDTTFSRIDNGTIHWYNLDLPDAISFRKTLIEDTPRNISITKSFFDTSWFDDIRYDPNDGILFISAGVFYYFKEEDLKEIIVAMSKRFPGGELYFDAESKFALNLSNATVKKSGNNGAMMYFYVNNPKSIEKWSSSIKVLSCSPFFKGIPTNKDWDGSTRIMMRIVNVIKMLKFVHLRFEK